The Cucumis melo cultivar AY chromosome 9, USDA_Cmelo_AY_1.0, whole genome shotgun sequence genome includes the window TTGAGGACCGTTGTTTTtccatattcatattccacttcggaccaagtcttctttatttatgtttgagtaggtttggaagttcagagtcctaacctttgtatcctgtCTCGCTATTTTAGTGGATAAAAGAGGCTCAAAGTATTTGAGTCGTCTTGACCCTTATTTATCCTTGCCGGGTAGAAGTAGTTTAATTAGAGTTGTtctcccttgttcattgactcctctTCTCTCCTCTGAAATCAGATTCTTATGaaaagggctccttcacagtcgcttcgcttcgcgccttgactttctttttgattgagggctccgttaggagcaaagaattttccattgataaggacatatccTCTGATTTCTTTACGAGGTCTGAATATCGACTTAGTTGTTTTTGTGTTCATATCTTATCGGGTTAACGCACTTTATCCTATTCAGTGTGACGGCTTTATGGGTCAGCTAAACTCATTCCTTTTTATTATGTTGTGAGGCTTTGGTTACCGGCTCAGGCTTCCAAAGGCGACCCTCTCTCGTTTCCGGCGGTTTCCGTCATTGAAGTAGCCTTTCTTTCGTCATCCTACCAAAGTACGTTCGAAGAAGCGAGCCCTTATTAGTTTAGTAAAGTCAAGCTCCAAAAAAGGAGAGATTAACCTGCGGTGCGCTACGCCCGGCAACTCATCAAGCAATTTCTTTGCGCTTGAATTTCAGTGATGAGGTCGCAAAGAGAGGGAAGTAGGGCTCCTATTGACTAAAGGTGGATTCTTCGCTTTCCTTTATCAAGTCGCTATTCAGCCCCTACTACTGACTTTTGACTTTGTCTTTGATTTTTGATTCATCTAATTCAAACCCAACTAGTCGTATGAGGTGATCTTCTGTCTGCTTTGGATATGAGGAATGAAAAGGCAAAGTCCGGTTCATTGTAGTTTGTATTCGGTCTGAGATATAGGATCCAGGAAAGCGCCCTCTTTTTGTCATCCCTGCAGCTTTCCAGATTGAGTATTGAAGGCATGGCCTAGGACCTTCAAGTTTTCGCCTATTGGGAATACacccctctttttttttctaaggcTAGAAAGAGAATGCCCGCCAAGTTCAGATAAGGAAATGCTTCCCCCAACCATTAAAGGAAAGGCTCGACGAGGAAGGAAAAGGCTTTCGGAGATCGAGATTGGATTTCTTTTGaatcaaaaaaaaagaagaaggccGAGGATGGCCTAGGGTGCGTCTTATCTGAAGGGAACACGCTTTTTCGACCGCGGTGGTATGATTGCCGGGCCCTCTCCTCGTTCCGCCCGCGCTCTGGCCTATTAGGTAGGATAGCAGTCTTCGGGCTTTGCCTGCCCTTGATCATAAAGAATTCCGGCTTGGCCCGGGAAAGCGCTGGCAACAAGAGAAAGGAAGGGGTCCATGTAGCTGCTGCGCCCGCCCCCTTCTTAGTCAATGGGGCAGCAGGTTCGGCATCCACTAGAAAAGAGAGAATCCACTGAAGATAACCACGCCTCTGCTAGGCAGCGTGTGGAATGGCCGAGAGCGGACCTTTTTGGATAGATAATCCAAGTCGAGAGTGGAGTTACGGAAAGAGCCGTCTGATGGAAAACGACTTTCACCTTCGGTTCAGAGAGCACTTTTTTCGTTGATCATTCCTCCTTCCCTTTCGTGTTCATTCCCCAGCGGCGAATTCGAAACTTGTGGGGCCCTATCTATTCCATCTCTCAAGCCCCGAAGAAACCCCCCCTCccatctggacctttgtttttgacTCTATATATGTGGGCACCTGATATCTATGAGGGTTCACCCACCCCGGTTACAGCATTCCTTTCTATTGCGCCTAAAATCTCTATTTTTGCTAATATTTCACGTCTTTCTATTTATGGTTCCTATGGAGCTACATTGCAAGAAATCTTCTTTTTCTGCAGCATTGCTTCTATGATCTTAGGAGCACTGGCCGCCATGGCCCAAACGAAAGTCAAAAGACCTCTAGCTCATAGTTCAATTGGACATGTAGGTTATATTCGTACAGGTTTCTCATGTGGAACCATAGAAGGAATTCAATCACTACTAATTGGTATCTTGATTTATGTATTAATGACGATAGATGCATTCGCCATAGTTTTAGCATTACGGCAAACCCGTGTCAAATATATAGCGGATTTGGGCGCTCTAGCCAAAACGAATCCTATTTCGGCTATTACCTTCTCCATTACTATGTTCTCATACGCAGGAATACCCCCGTTAGCCGGTTTTTGTAGCaaattctatttgtttttcgCCGCTTTGGGTTGTGGGGCTTACTTCCTAGCCCCAGTGGGAGTAGTGACTAGCGTTATAGGTCGTTGGGCGGCCGGAAGGTTGCCACGAGTCAGTCTGTTTGGGAGACCGAAGGCAGTTCTCCGTGCACCGGACACGTAGCTTACCTTTTCAGTTGCGAGACGGATGGGAATGCATGCTCCGAAAGATAGGGTCGAGTCTGATACATCAACCGTCTACTCAATATCCTTGTACGAGTCCACAATCACTACACGAGATGAACCTTGGTTTGGTGAATTGAAGTTGGCCCCACGGAGCGGTGTAATAGGACTCCCAGTTACTGCGCGCGATCGTATACTGAGGTGCTCCCCGCCGGTTGTTGGAACGACGCGAGCCGGGCCTCGATTCAGAAAGATTCAGGGCCAAAAAGTCTCAATAGGGGGTTACTAATTCCCCATCTCATTGGGGGCGGAAAACGAATCGACATCTCGATGTGAGACAGCCTTTGAAATTGGAGTTGGGAAAGAACGGCGAAGTCCATCCGAACCGTCCAATGAAGAATAAGAGGAGAACAAAGGGCCAATGGCGCGCGAAGCGCATGGCGGGAACGGACACGGATCCAAATCAGTGTGGAGAAgaactcatctggagcttgatTTTCTCCCCCTGGGCCCAAAGCAGTGCAGTCTTTCCTGGCCAAATCAAGGATTTTTGGGGCTTCACGCAACTTCATCAATCCATTTTTTGAGTCAGATATATGAATATCAAGATGGATGAATCTAGATCTTTCTCTTTTGATATCTAAAAAAGATTGAATTCAACCTTTGATTCAAAGAACTGCGCTTAGCCCCCCCGCTCATGAAAGGGCTCCGCTGCAATGGATGACAGAGGGTCCGTAGTACCCAAAGCACTGGAGTGATCCTGTAGCCGGGAAGGGGCCTAGAAGTGCCTACTACTACACCACACTAGACTTGGCTCTACACATTTAGAAAGCTAAACCCTGCCCAGTCCCTGGCAGAGCTAAGGGGGCTTCAATCCTTATTCCTTATCCCCATCTTCGCCCATGCTAACGGGGCCTTACGGGGAGAGTGGAGCCTCAAGAAGCACTGTTgagaggtctcgactgaaaggagagagaagcttgcttttttttttagtacTCTTCATTCTCTACAGGGTTCCAAACCTTTCTTCAACATAGGTGAGAACGAGCGAGGCAGAGATGGAAGAGATCGAAGACGGGAATAAGAAGCAAGCTCGcctttttttgtctttttcgtTAGGGCAGTCGAAAAGTGCCTTTTTCGTCTCGCATTTCTCATCAAACAAAGACGGAAAAATCATCATATTTCAAAGGTTCCTAACCCACCAAGCCCTTCCTTCGTAGAGCCGTGTATTGTCAGTGATCCGAACCTGCCCGGAGCGAGCCTCCCATAGAGGCAAGTTCAGTTGGTGAGCCGTATGATGGGCAACTATCTCCTGCGGTTCGGAGAGGACTCAGCTCTGAGTTAGTACCCCCCTTGGTTTCGGGGTGGACCCTTTCACTCTATTTTATTATATACGCTTAGCGAAAAGAATGTTTTTTGATACACCTAGGACATGGATTCTATATGAACCAATGGATCGTGACAAGTCGTTACTACTAGCAATGACTTCCTCTTTCATTACTTCATCCTTTCCATATCCCTCTCCCTTGTTCTCAGTTACTCATCAAATGGCACTCAGTTCATATCTTTAAGTTCGATCATTGACAAGGTTCAAAGAAAGGGTGGGCCAATCAAGGAAAGATTCCAAACCACAATGCCTACgagaaagttcagtcaggaattgcattttgatgcaAAAGGAGTGGGAACCTACGGAAAGTTCAAGTTCTCAACATCAGAGAGAAAGTTGGATAGGCTTTcatctttttagtaggtttagaaGAAACTTCAGCATTATTAGAGATAAGGACTCCGCCATAAGAAGAGATAAGGAGCAGTccggagtagcttaattagagGGAGGAGGACTTCCATTGACCTCTTAAGGTTCAGGTTGTCGAACTTTGCTGTCCgatttttgtcttctttttatTCCATTCGGACTGCGCGTAGTGGGAGACTAAATAGTGGGTTTGAAGTTCAAGGAAGAGGAAAGATCAGATTCGACAATCCGAAACGGAAGAAAAAGGCagataaggacatatgaacttttctttgagcctctccttgttcattgaggtccATTAGTTCCGAACTTGGCTCCGCTCCTTCTCCGTAGTTTCATTTATTCTAGTcctccggtccgtggtagtttcattttgCTGAAGTTCCATAACAATCTAGTTCAactcaaagtctttgactttattctcatTGAGGCGGTTTGAATAGAAAGgaataaaaggaagaaagacgaagattctttgagcctccgctcCGCTTCTTTGCGCTCCTTCTCCGTCCTACTACGCCTTCTCCGCCATAACAAAGGAAACTATCGGATTCAAGTTCaaggaagaagaagttcaaggaAAAGGTTCGCCTATCTGAAAAGGAAAACGGAGCGGAaggactaattaagctaatctggacctttgttttctCAGTGGAATTCTCAGAAGTCCAACAATGAAATTCCATCAACTCCAAGCCTATCCATTAAGTGTTAAAGGAAGaagatcatattctattttgatgccaaGAAGAAACTGAAGGATTACTAGTCAGCCCTATCTTTTCAATAAAGAAAGCACGTAGCCTCCGAAGGCGCGAAGCGGAGCGACTCAAATCAAAGACGTGGGGACTTGTCTTCCATTAGCTAAAGAAGTTCCAGGCTTTTAGTGGTCCGAAGGACTCTATGAGGGTTCTGACTTGCACTCCTAATCCTAAGATAAGTccttattcgcaaattctttgctcctcgcaacccttgttcattgactccttatcagtcgactttcttcgaacctccttcttagtctcgctcctctccttcctaacctcagtcgagtggcttcgctcctctcctatatttttttcgtagagtaccttcgctctgaaccttcctaaccctcagtcgagccgctttcgctccttcttTGATTctcattcagtcctttcgcttcgcgcctccttaccatattagtggaatgaacaagtcacCTGGACCCGTCCTTAGTCGTCTTCAATCTACCATATTAGGGAAAGCACCGATTTACCGCAAAAAAACCATTCATTCTCCGACAAGCGGGGCATTTGAGGCAAGAAAATACAGGACCTGGTTGCATCGCATAAACCATTGGGTGAGGGAAGATGCTCCTTGGCGCAGGTCAGGTCGAGCAAACTCCGATCCCTACTATACTATATATGCCTCTGAAGCCCTGTTTTCTATCTTTCAAGTAGCAAGTTCAAGGGTTCGAAAGAAGCTTGACCAAAGGTGCGAAGCAACTCGAGCTAAATAAAGCGAGAGGGAAAGGGTTTAGTCATCACTCTGACTCTAGGTTACTCTTCCCCGAACCTGCTTCTAGGTCGAGACCATCCTATGAAACCCAATCCGGGCAAAATCAGGGTAAGGACGGATCCCGCCCGGGAAAATTCATTCTTATCTCGTGAACTGTAGAAACCTACTCAAAAGGTTCATCGATAGTCGGACTCGTTCATTCCACTAAACTCTTTCAAGCATATTTGATCTGGTCTCGCTTCTGATCTCAACTGATAGAACGGAGTTGAGCTTAGCTCTGATCAAAGAACTCTCCCGTAGGTCTCTCTCAATTACATCGACCCTACTTTCTCTTTCTAATAAATAAGAAAGGGGAATGATTTTTTCCTGTATGATTATTGAGGCTGATCATAGGCATAGATCTAGCTCAAAACCATCGAGCCTGAACTTTCCGAGGAATATAGGAAGAAATCTCTTTCCACTCTATCTATAGCTAGAGCTTGTCCGTCCCATCCAACCAAGGAATAGGGCTGCTCGCCTTCTCCAACTTAGTTGAGTGCATTGCTTGAAGGAGTGCCTCTTCCCAAAGTCGAAAGTATTCAGCCTTTCTATGACCCACGGAGCGGTTAGGGCGACCGGTAACCGCCTGGAATGGAACTGGAAAAGAAAGACATGTATCCATTAGTTATCCCCCTATCTTTTCTTATGGCGGGACAAAAAGAGATGAACCAGATGACCTATCAAAGATAGACAGGGATTATATAGACAGGCTCCCCAGGGCCAAAGCAACTCCAAGCGAAGAGATAACCAAGGGAAGATGAACTGGCTTCTAAGGAACCCGCCCCTTCCCCCTATAATTTATGTTATGGATTTCTTTCCCTTTCTTATATCATAAGCGAGCAGGCACCTGCCGCTTGGCTTACTTGAGACAGCTTGAGATACTCCTTCTTGTCCTGCACTCTCTAAATGGGACAGCAGAGTATgctaaaaggaaagaaa containing:
- the LOC127150905 gene encoding NADH-ubiquinone oxidoreductase chain 2-like, whose product is MWAPDIYEGSPTPVTAFLSIAPKISIFANISRLSIYGSYGATLQEIFFFCSIASMILGALAAMAQTKVKRPLAHSSIGHVGYIRTGFSCGTIEGIQSLLIGILIYVLMTIDAFAIVLALRQTRVKYIADLGALAKTNPISAITFSITMFSYAGIPPLAGFCSKFYLFFAALGCGAYFLAPVGVVTSVIGRWAAGRLPRVSLFGRPKAVLRAPDT